Proteins encoded by one window of Chondromyces crocatus:
- a CDS encoding methylmalonyl-CoA mutase family protein — translation MSFPQATIADWRAQVEKELAGAPFDKALVHTTAEGLSVQPLYTEPLQGDPGRAPLTTQPQGASFLICMRHPVGASQDALQGDLGQGTDGLWIPLDALPALGSVFSTLDPARTFFVFDAPPASAVAAIDTLAKHIPSKALRFALNLDPLGAIARGDSKSDPEKVAEALADLGRGARHLGEHFPHATAALVSTLAHHDAGADAADELAIALSTGVVYLRALLEAGLSVDEAARRVALQVTVGRDTFVELCKLRALRICWSKLLVASGVAGAPRPLVHAVCSSRTLTQRDPWVNMLRSTTQVFAAVLGGADVVTPTAFDQGIGASSALAHRVARNTGLVLREESHLGKVIDPAGGSYYLDTLTDGLAREAWTRFQAIERDGGLVDALVSGRVRARLAEAWQRRLERITRRKDPILGVSEFAFLDEERLHPPKGTETEAPAPAESAIPAHRDAEPFERLRARAEGRNAAPEVLLVTLGPFAESRARVGFATGFFAAGGLRTRESTANEPAPIACLCGSDERYKTEAADRARALKAAGCKQVLLAGRPGALEPSLREAGVDGFLFVGCDVVPMLSDLLDVIA, via the coding sequence ATGAGTTTCCCCCAAGCCACCATCGCCGACTGGCGCGCTCAGGTCGAAAAGGAGCTCGCCGGGGCTCCCTTCGACAAGGCGCTCGTCCACACCACCGCCGAGGGCCTCTCGGTACAGCCCCTCTACACCGAGCCGCTCCAGGGGGATCCTGGCCGCGCACCGCTCACCACCCAGCCGCAGGGGGCATCGTTCCTGATCTGCATGCGCCACCCTGTGGGCGCGAGCCAGGACGCTCTCCAGGGCGACCTGGGGCAAGGAACGGACGGCCTGTGGATCCCACTCGACGCGCTTCCGGCGCTCGGAAGCGTCTTCTCGACCCTCGACCCCGCGCGGACCTTCTTCGTGTTCGACGCGCCGCCGGCGAGCGCCGTGGCAGCCATCGACACCCTCGCGAAGCACATCCCTTCGAAGGCGCTCCGCTTCGCGTTGAACCTCGACCCCCTCGGCGCGATTGCTCGTGGAGACTCGAAGAGCGACCCGGAGAAGGTCGCCGAAGCGCTCGCTGATCTCGGCCGCGGCGCGCGCCACCTGGGAGAGCACTTCCCCCACGCCACGGCCGCGCTGGTGTCCACGCTCGCGCATCACGACGCGGGCGCCGATGCGGCCGACGAGCTGGCCATCGCGCTCTCGACCGGTGTCGTCTACCTCCGAGCGCTGCTCGAAGCCGGTCTCAGCGTCGACGAAGCGGCGCGTCGCGTCGCCCTCCAGGTCACCGTCGGTCGCGACACCTTCGTCGAGCTGTGTAAGCTGCGGGCGCTACGGATCTGCTGGAGCAAGCTGCTGGTCGCCTCAGGCGTGGCAGGCGCCCCGAGGCCCCTCGTGCATGCCGTCTGCTCGTCGCGCACCCTCACGCAGCGTGATCCCTGGGTGAACATGCTGCGCAGCACCACGCAGGTCTTCGCCGCCGTGCTCGGGGGCGCCGACGTCGTGACGCCCACCGCCTTCGATCAAGGCATCGGGGCATCGTCCGCGCTCGCGCACCGCGTCGCACGGAACACCGGCCTCGTGCTGCGCGAGGAGAGCCATCTCGGCAAGGTGATCGACCCGGCGGGCGGCTCGTACTACCTCGACACCCTCACCGACGGCCTCGCGCGCGAAGCGTGGACGCGCTTCCAGGCGATCGAGCGCGATGGCGGCCTCGTGGACGCCCTCGTGAGCGGGCGCGTGCGAGCCCGCCTCGCCGAGGCCTGGCAGCGACGCCTCGAGCGCATCACCCGCCGCAAGGACCCGATCCTCGGCGTGTCCGAGTTCGCCTTCCTCGACGAAGAGCGCCTCCATCCCCCGAAGGGCACCGAGACCGAGGCGCCCGCGCCCGCGGAGAGCGCGATCCCTGCGCACCGCGACGCCGAGCCCTTCGAGCGTCTCCGCGCCCGCGCCGAGGGACGCAACGCCGCCCCCGAGGTCCTCCTCGTGACCCTCGGCCCCTTCGCCGAGTCCCGCGCCCGCGTCGGCTTCGCGACCGGCTTCTTCGCCGCGGGAGGCCTCCGCACCCGCGAGAGCACCGCCAACGAGCCCGCCCCCATCGCCTGCCTCTGCGGCAGCGACGAGCGCTACAAGACCGAGGCCGCTGACCGCGCCCGCGCCCTCAAGGCCGCCGGGTGCAAGCAGGTCCTCCTCGCCGGTCGCCCCGGCGCGCTCGAACCTTCCCTCCGAGAGGCCGGCGTCGACGGCTTCCTCTTCGTGGGGTGTGACGTCGTCCCCATGCTCTCCGACCTCCTGGACGTGATCGCATGA